The proteins below come from a single Leptospira ellinghausenii genomic window:
- a CDS encoding LPS-assembly protein LptD codes for MEILAQDTNGLKLLFPDQSLPTKNQQEEERKQTTTQIQRGIVRKSVDVMTDREVEDNLRNLGLNPTGTIYTKRERLREALVPPEEVPLTPESLLASQPKKGPPIQIQNAAEGQLMNIDKTKGGVLVLRGKVRVKIKAGELIADSVSIDANRQEIYAEGGVEYKDGNAKVIGDRMIYDLKLNQGVVYNSKLSMFPSHFIGQKIKRLDEKRYLLEMGYFTACNAELPHESFQAKRIVIHDDRTVVAQWVSYKVGGTTLFMLPFLYNSESGNGVTTQFGKNNTQGWFWQNSYQWSDSYPNSLFLANGYKFRFDMYEKTGQAAQLEMWKVSPILNYNINLGYANYKNTAITPVYEDRFKNGGIGTVAVTNNVDRGELFPNSSLPYRNTGVNYDPWWKADLRLNAKFNDFSKDYTRNFQLQYENYSNRLFDYEFGNRYQPSNSLQSLYTYRDVRFGLIRNLLNWNFNYTENRGDLSVGISMSRTLIYQIQANQFFAAQDTLPAVTIRNSSNIGLIPGTASPVYWDLLFQTNINRIYGPPQQKLNPTTGVVDPRSQYQDYVLRSQTNVVGETGFRSPIAMGAYMSFTPSVYMGATKQSVEFPGTGSELNGPDRDVNKAYATLLKQQSYQYVRQSHTVRMGIPEIFLSTTYRRLDADKAEAKDPILGNLRQHEAEFSLESYALNDWDISVRTIRDLRQFSSSYNPGLTNMQRWYYTVVRIGGFFDFVDGFTTRRPSLLERKRNFYSGIFINNDYVHHTPQNRSLSNNLTVSYKMGGFSWPIIRAFRSLEIGSTWYHVYKDSFLDSYRFFFKTDVKVTRYTGLELELDSRVTEPWRLTALAQGQFYALNTSPELYTAQTGTNYDQTTIWEDLASGTGAKGQTERQKTVFNINRFMMTFKMDLHNWEYRLGYSMNLRALPGGLALNNQLTFYDQSVYLSVNLTNFNFGDSSSAQATRVRLYRFRKRPLDGTSTDLTD; via the coding sequence ATGGAAATTCTGGCACAGGATACAAATGGCTTAAAACTGCTATTCCCTGACCAATCTTTACCAACTAAAAACCAACAAGAGGAAGAAAGAAAACAGACCACAACACAAATCCAACGTGGCATCGTTCGCAAATCCGTTGATGTGATGACCGACCGAGAAGTCGAAGATAACTTAAGAAATTTAGGTTTGAATCCAACAGGTACGATTTATACCAAACGGGAACGTTTACGGGAAGCACTTGTCCCACCAGAAGAAGTTCCACTCACACCTGAATCGTTACTTGCCTCTCAACCGAAAAAAGGTCCACCCATCCAAATCCAGAATGCTGCGGAAGGCCAACTCATGAACATTGATAAAACAAAAGGTGGAGTCCTAGTTTTAAGAGGAAAGGTACGTGTTAAAATCAAAGCGGGGGAATTAATTGCTGATTCCGTTTCCATCGACGCCAATAGACAAGAAATTTATGCGGAAGGGGGAGTGGAATACAAAGACGGAAATGCAAAGGTGATTGGAGATCGAATGATCTACGATCTAAAATTAAACCAAGGTGTTGTGTACAATTCTAAGTTAAGTATGTTTCCTTCCCATTTCATTGGTCAAAAGATCAAACGATTGGATGAAAAACGATACCTATTAGAAATGGGTTACTTTACTGCTTGTAATGCGGAGCTCCCACATGAATCATTCCAAGCAAAAAGGATTGTCATCCATGATGATCGGACGGTAGTTGCGCAATGGGTTTCTTATAAAGTTGGTGGCACAACTCTTTTTATGTTACCGTTTTTGTACAATTCAGAATCTGGTAATGGAGTTACCACACAGTTTGGTAAAAATAATACGCAAGGTTGGTTTTGGCAAAACTCATACCAGTGGTCAGATTCTTATCCCAATAGTTTATTCTTAGCAAACGGGTATAAATTTCGTTTTGATATGTATGAAAAAACGGGACAAGCTGCCCAGTTAGAGATGTGGAAAGTTTCACCCATTCTCAATTATAATATCAACTTAGGTTATGCTAATTATAAAAACACAGCTATCACTCCAGTTTATGAAGATCGTTTTAAAAATGGTGGAATTGGAACAGTTGCTGTAACCAACAACGTAGATCGGGGAGAACTGTTTCCGAACTCAAGTCTTCCTTATCGTAATACAGGCGTTAACTATGACCCTTGGTGGAAAGCTGACTTACGTTTAAACGCTAAATTTAATGACTTTTCAAAAGATTACACTAGAAACTTCCAATTACAATACGAAAATTATAGTAATAGATTGTTTGATTATGAATTTGGAAATCGATACCAACCTTCCAATTCATTACAATCATTGTACACATACCGTGATGTGCGTTTTGGACTCATCCGAAACCTTTTAAACTGGAATTTCAATTATACGGAAAATAGAGGGGATTTGAGTGTTGGTATCTCTATGAGTCGTACACTCATTTACCAAATCCAAGCAAATCAATTCTTTGCAGCACAAGATACATTACCAGCTGTCACCATTCGGAATTCTAGTAATATTGGACTCATCCCAGGAACAGCTAGTCCTGTTTATTGGGATTTATTGTTCCAAACAAACATCAATCGAATTTATGGTCCTCCACAACAAAAGTTAAATCCAACAACTGGAGTTGTGGATCCAAGAAGCCAATACCAAGATTATGTATTAAGGTCACAAACGAATGTGGTAGGAGAAACAGGATTTCGTTCTCCAATTGCGATGGGAGCATACATGTCGTTTACTCCTTCCGTTTATATGGGAGCCACAAAACAATCTGTTGAATTTCCAGGAACTGGAAGTGAGTTAAATGGACCCGACCGCGATGTAAACAAAGCATACGCAACTTTACTCAAACAACAATCGTATCAATATGTAAGACAATCTCATACAGTTCGTATGGGGATTCCCGAAATTTTTCTTTCTACCACTTATCGAAGATTAGATGCAGATAAAGCGGAAGCAAAAGATCCAATTTTAGGTAATTTACGCCAACATGAAGCTGAATTTTCTTTAGAAAGTTATGCATTAAATGATTGGGATATTTCAGTTCGAACTATCAGGGACTTACGTCAATTTTCATCTTCGTATAATCCTGGACTAACCAATATGCAACGTTGGTATTATACAGTTGTTAGGATTGGTGGTTTTTTTGATTTTGTGGATGGATTCACAACTAGAAGACCAAGTTTGTTGGAACGAAAACGGAATTTTTATTCTGGTATTTTTATTAATAATGATTATGTTCATCATACTCCACAAAATCGATCCCTATCCAACAATTTAACAGTATCATACAAAATGGGTGGATTTTCTTGGCCCATCATTCGTGCTTTCCGAAGTTTGGAAATCGGTTCAACTTGGTACCACGTCTATAAAGATAGTTTTTTAGATAGTTACCGATTCTTTTTCAAAACAGATGTGAAAGTAACGCGTTACACAGGACTCGAATTAGAATTAGACTCAAGAGTAACGGAACCTTGGCGCCTAACAGCACTTGCACAAGGTCAGTTTTATGCATTAAATACAAGTCCTGAACTTTATACGGCACAAACTGGAACCAATTATGATCAAACTACAATCTGGGAAGATTTAGCATCTGGAACAGGGGCTAAAGGACAAACGGAAAGACAAAAAACAGTATTTAATATTAACAGGTTTATGATGACGTTTAAGATGGATCTTCATAATTGGGAGTATCGATTGGGATATAGTATGAACCTTCGTGCTTTACCAGGAGGTCTTGCTCTTAACAACCAATTAACTTTTTACGATCAATCCGTATATTTATCTGTAAATTTAACAAATTTCAATTTTGGAGATTCATCATCTGCCCAAGCAACTAGGGTAAGATTGTATCGATTCAGAAAACGTCCATTAGATGGAACTTCGACAGATTTAACAGATTAA
- a CDS encoding response regulator, with translation MTSIVENQKETDVKKILVVEDERIIAINICSTLKQYGYNATYVSEANDAIEQIESEHFDLVLMDIMLNGPMDGIEIAGKIKRSKEIPVIYLTAYSDEATINRAKTTEPFGYLIKPFNSRDLYISVEMAIYKSQVQKHIRVVESRLAENQKWETIALVASGISHEINNPLTSILNLADLILLEAKKTSNSTLKEKAEKIAEESERIAKIVKNLVSYSQSTNSQWTYSNLVSILNDTRSFLHQYFLKEGIQCELEMGDVPHVYCQPQKIKQVLLNLIQDARLRVNTREDSIGRKISVSLSVVGEDGKEFVQIQIKDNGAEDLMMGISQMNSLDVTRSIIAEHKGNLIREEESSSWVFTLPIVKPV, from the coding sequence ATGACATCTATTGTGGAAAATCAAAAAGAAACTGATGTAAAAAAAATACTAGTTGTCGAAGACGAAAGGATCATTGCGATCAATATTTGTTCAACCTTAAAACAATACGGTTACAATGCCACATATGTATCGGAAGCAAATGATGCGATTGAACAAATTGAATCCGAACACTTTGACCTAGTTCTCATGGACATTATGTTAAATGGTCCAATGGATGGAATTGAAATTGCGGGGAAAATCAAAAGAAGTAAAGAAATTCCCGTTATTTACCTCACCGCTTATTCTGATGAAGCCACAATCAATCGGGCTAAAACCACTGAACCATTTGGTTATTTGATCAAACCATTTAATAGCCGTGATTTATATATATCTGTGGAAATGGCAATTTACAAATCACAAGTCCAAAAACATATCCGAGTTGTGGAAAGTCGATTGGCGGAAAACCAAAAATGGGAAACCATCGCTCTTGTTGCTTCCGGTATTTCACATGAAATCAACAATCCTCTTACATCCATTCTCAATTTAGCGGATCTTATCTTATTAGAAGCCAAAAAAACTTCTAATTCAACCCTAAAGGAAAAAGCTGAAAAAATCGCGGAAGAGTCAGAACGAATTGCAAAGATTGTAAAAAACTTAGTTTCTTATTCGCAATCCACGAATTCCCAATGGACATATTCCAATTTAGTTAGCATTTTAAATGATACACGTTCCTTCCTTCACCAATACTTTTTAAAAGAAGGAATCCAATGTGAATTGGAAATGGGAGATGTACCCCATGTGTATTGCCAACCCCAAAAAATCAAACAAGTCCTTCTCAACTTAATCCAAGATGCAAGGTTACGCGTGAATACGAGAGAAGATTCCATCGGCAGGAAAATTTCTGTATCTCTGTCAGTTGTAGGCGAAGATGGAAAAGAATTTGTTCAAATCCAAATCAAAGACAATGGTGCGGAAGATTTGATGATGGGAATTTCTCAAATGAATTCATTAGATGTTACCCGTAGCATCATCGCCGAACACAAAGGAAACTTAATACGCGAGGAAGAGTCTTCCTCTTGGGTGTTTACCTTACCCATTGTTAAACCTGTTTGA
- a CDS encoding ATP-dependent helicase, with amino-acid sequence MDLELNDAQRQVVLAEKGPVLVVAGAGTGKTNTLVHKLAHLVKNGTNPESILLLTFTRRAAKEMLGRASSILDNRMMSVRGGTFHSFCHHFLRKFASVISIDPNFTILDEEDTIGFVGMAREQVVTTGTKVRFPKKETLAEIFSSCFNLQISLEKFLQKEYPMFLGITKEIQEIKTKFTELKTKHNSLDFDDLLEYTRRILVSDERIRQKMATTYEYILVDEYQDTNKIQAHIACLLASIHQNILVVGDDAQCIYGFRGASVHNMLDFPKIFPNTQIIQLTKNYRSVQPVLNLANAVLEKSSENYKKNLIAATHKQSLPPFLVTVESFEEEAKWIAEKLLELYEEGLPFSQMAVLFRSGYSSHLLEIQLNAKKIPYRKFGGKRFLDLAHVKDVIAYLKVIENPRDILSWNRMLLLEEQIGKKYSQILYKRLESNQFLWKNDSNFFLGIPESTKHSFSKLMECLDSLSPFQQSTNQILESILTHYIPVLEANYDDSEKRKQDLDSLLLLSKSETKLSDYLSNLILNPLEGKEIGNTNELKDEYLSLSTIHSAKGLEWKVVFTMQVVEGNLPNHHIRTTEELEEERRLFYVAITRAKDMLFLTNPAFNDKNRFTSVSRFLSDLDKESKLYETFEPKNNTNSENNAKDKENNPPSNSFQNIQNYFLN; translated from the coding sequence GTGGACCTGGAACTGAATGATGCCCAAAGACAAGTGGTTTTGGCCGAGAAAGGCCCGGTTTTAGTGGTTGCTGGGGCGGGGACAGGAAAAACCAATACCCTCGTCCATAAATTGGCCCATTTGGTAAAAAATGGTACAAATCCTGAATCCATCCTCTTACTCACTTTCACAAGGCGAGCTGCAAAAGAAATGTTAGGAAGAGCCTCCAGCATTTTAGACAACCGAATGATGTCTGTTCGGGGGGGAACCTTTCATTCCTTCTGCCATCATTTTTTACGTAAGTTTGCCAGTGTTATCTCAATAGATCCGAATTTTACAATATTAGATGAGGAAGACACAATCGGATTTGTTGGTATGGCGAGAGAACAAGTTGTCACAACAGGAACAAAAGTTCGGTTTCCCAAAAAAGAAACTCTCGCAGAAATTTTTTCTTCTTGTTTCAATTTACAAATTTCCCTGGAAAAATTTTTGCAAAAAGAATATCCAATGTTCCTTGGTATCACAAAAGAAATCCAAGAAATCAAGACAAAGTTTACCGAGCTCAAAACCAAACACAACTCACTTGATTTTGATGATTTGTTAGAATACACTCGCAGAATCCTTGTATCAGATGAAAGAATTCGGCAAAAAATGGCCACAACTTATGAATATATATTGGTAGATGAATACCAAGATACCAATAAAATACAAGCACATATCGCCTGTTTACTGGCAAGTATCCACCAAAACATTTTAGTTGTAGGTGATGATGCACAGTGCATTTACGGATTTCGTGGAGCAAGTGTTCATAACATGTTGGACTTCCCCAAAATATTTCCAAATACTCAAATCATCCAACTCACAAAAAACTACAGAAGTGTACAGCCTGTTCTAAACCTTGCGAATGCAGTATTAGAAAAAAGTTCAGAAAATTATAAAAAGAATTTAATTGCAGCCACACATAAACAATCATTACCACCTTTTTTAGTGACAGTAGAATCTTTTGAAGAAGAAGCAAAATGGATAGCAGAAAAACTGTTAGAACTTTACGAAGAAGGACTCCCCTTCTCTCAGATGGCAGTATTATTTCGTTCTGGTTATTCCTCTCATTTATTAGAAATCCAGTTAAATGCTAAAAAAATCCCCTATCGTAAGTTTGGTGGAAAACGCTTTTTGGATTTGGCTCATGTAAAAGACGTAATTGCCTATTTAAAAGTAATTGAGAATCCAAGAGACATTCTTTCGTGGAATCGAATGTTATTATTAGAAGAACAAATTGGTAAAAAATATTCCCAAATCCTTTATAAACGATTGGAATCCAACCAATTCCTATGGAAAAATGATTCTAATTTTTTCCTCGGAATACCAGAAAGTACAAAACATTCTTTTTCAAAACTCATGGAGTGTTTAGACTCACTTTCTCCTTTCCAACAATCCACAAATCAAATTTTGGAATCCATTTTAACTCATTACATACCAGTGTTAGAAGCTAATTATGATGATTCGGAAAAAAGAAAACAGGATTTGGATTCTCTTTTACTTTTATCAAAAAGCGAAACTAAGTTATCAGATTATCTTTCCAATTTAATCCTAAATCCTTTGGAAGGAAAAGAAATTGGAAACACAAATGAATTAAAAGATGAATATTTGTCTTTATCCACAATTCACTCTGCAAAAGGATTAGAATGGAAAGTGGTATTTACAATGCAGGTGGTTGAGGGCAATTTACCGAACCACCATATACGTACAACGGAAGAACTCGAAGAAGAGAGGCGTTTGTTTTATGTGGCAATTACGAGAGCAAAAGACATGCTTTTTCTTACAAATCCAGCCTTTAATGACAAAAATCGTTTTACTTCCGTTAGTCGATTTTTATCAGATTTGGACAAAGAGTCAAAATTGTATGAAACTTTTGAACCAAAAAACAATACAAATTCTGAAAATAATGCAAAAGACAAGGAAAACAATCCACCGAGTAATTCCTTTCAGAATATCCAAAATTACTTTTTGAATTGA
- a CDS encoding MORN repeat-containing protein, with translation MKNHWKTIFMTSFLLLFVSCASNDPKETTDSKNQDTKSNSRNVNMEDPEKGGKKFGCIEGNCVNGVGKYVYDNGDIYTGSFKNDLRDGAGNFLYADGEKFNGTYVEDKKQGPGEYNFKNGDKYVGEFQNGQINGKGTYSFKDGKSVSGDFSSDGQEGIGVLIDDGKSRNCKITGRKLLCE, from the coding sequence ATGAAGAATCACTGGAAAACCATTTTTATGACTTCATTTTTATTATTATTTGTATCATGTGCATCCAATGATCCAAAAGAAACAACCGATTCCAAAAATCAGGATACAAAGTCAAACTCACGTAATGTGAATATGGAAGACCCCGAAAAAGGTGGTAAAAAATTTGGATGCATCGAAGGAAATTGTGTCAATGGAGTTGGTAAATATGTTTATGATAATGGAGATATTTATACTGGTTCCTTCAAAAACGATTTAAGAGATGGCGCAGGAAACTTTCTATATGCTGATGGTGAAAAATTCAATGGAACTTATGTGGAAGATAAAAAACAAGGCCCAGGCGAGTACAATTTCAAAAACGGTGATAAATATGTTGGTGAATTCCAAAATGGCCAAATCAATGGAAAAGGAACTTATAGTTTCAAAGATGGGAAATCTGTTTCTGGTGATTTTTCTTCCGATGGCCAAGAAGGTATCGGAGTTTTAATCGATGATGGTAAATCTAGAAATTGTAAAATTACAGGAAGGAAGTTACTCTGTGAGTAA
- a CDS encoding M48 family metallopeptidase, giving the protein MKRLRILIFVLFVFHCNTSPTGRKQIVLVSDGEMNEMGTLAFDELKSKTPIDTRNNTNSYVKCIVDLELGVTTDTTGVDSWEVIVFKDNTPNAFALPGGKIGVFTGMFSVAKNKDQLAAVIGHEIGHVIARHGNERVSQNQLASGSVKLLETLGKPTVAGALGMGAKFGVLLPFSRQHESEADLIGLEIMAKAGFDPRESVNLWKNMSALGGGKPNELLSTHPSDETRMKQLNQAMPKAMALFESALQSGKKPNCVM; this is encoded by the coding sequence ATGAAACGTTTACGAATATTAATTTTCGTTCTATTTGTATTTCACTGTAACACTTCACCAACAGGTAGAAAACAGATTGTTTTGGTCAGTGATGGCGAAATGAATGAAATGGGAACTTTAGCTTTTGATGAATTAAAATCAAAAACACCAATTGACACAAGAAATAATACCAATTCATATGTAAAATGTATCGTTGATTTAGAGTTAGGTGTTACTACCGATACAACCGGTGTAGATTCTTGGGAAGTGATTGTATTTAAAGACAATACTCCCAATGCATTTGCCTTACCAGGTGGAAAAATCGGTGTTTTTACCGGAATGTTTTCTGTTGCAAAGAATAAAGACCAACTAGCAGCAGTGATTGGGCACGAAATAGGACATGTCATCGCAAGGCATGGAAATGAAAGGGTTTCCCAAAATCAATTGGCTTCCGGTTCGGTAAAACTCCTCGAAACTCTTGGGAAACCGACAGTGGCTGGTGCACTCGGAATGGGTGCAAAATTTGGCGTGTTATTACCATTTTCGAGACAACATGAATCAGAAGCGGATTTAATTGGTTTAGAAATTATGGCAAAAGCAGGATTTGATCCAAGAGAAAGTGTAAACCTATGGAAAAATATGAGTGCACTGGGTGGAGGGAAACCAAATGAACTTTTATCAACTCATCCCTCCGATGAAACTAGGATGAAACAATTAAACCAAGCAATGCCAAAGGCTATGGCACTGTTTGAGTCAGCACTACAATCTGGAAAAAAACCAAATTGTGTTATGTGA
- a CDS encoding EAL domain-containing protein — protein sequence MGSPISVLILENDSNSVFDIVREMKSNGLSPLYKVVESFGSFETTVLEEDWDAIICSTRKPFYLEISLYLKFLNEKKIDIPVILLSDTEDFQKNLQYMKSGVNDIIDRKTLLRLAEVLERERRELVYRKEKNTTESFLFQSLKEIQLQKFALDQANIVSITDANGIITYVNEAFSKCSGYLVTELLGQNHRILKSQNKTKDEWEKIWESIHKGHVWRGEILNTKKDGSGFWVDTTIVPFIGTDGSVFQYIAIHHDITDRKLAEEQLTHDAFYDNLTGLPNRALYLARIEQKIFTYNIKKDGYPILFCINIDNFKRINHSLGNEAGDKILIIFSQRLKQFSDKEAVITRLGADNFSILLNHLLSIEEAFDYAYRLLEYIGDPIPIGGYEIYLTASCGISAFGLGGKEADVLLRNAEIAMFHAKSQKVGTVAVFNQAMQEKIHFQLEIQNDLKKALTQNEISVFYQPILDLNTNKIGHWEALVRWRHPQRGMVSPAEFIPLAEDSGLIVPITRFVLEQTANVIEEVQTKKGHPISIAVNLSPQVFFDQNIFHWIVNLHKQRKIPYSSLQVEITESLAMKNLSETVPILSNLIDIGVKVALDDFGTGFSSLSYLEKLPLSILKIDKSFLNNVHVGSKESFLLISIINMAHDLGYSVVAEGVEELEQLELLKSYKCDEIQGYWLSKPIPFPEIIPFLDSFYKKEK from the coding sequence ATGGGAAGTCCAATCAGTGTTTTAATTCTAGAAAACGATTCCAATAGCGTTTTTGATATTGTTCGTGAAATGAAATCCAATGGACTGAGTCCACTTTACAAAGTTGTCGAATCCTTTGGTTCTTTTGAAACAACTGTCTTGGAAGAAGATTGGGATGCGATCATCTGTAGTACACGAAAACCCTTTTATTTAGAAATTTCGCTTTATCTAAAATTCTTAAACGAAAAAAAAATCGATATTCCTGTTATCCTTTTATCAGACACAGAAGACTTTCAAAAAAATTTACAATATATGAAGTCAGGGGTCAACGATATTATTGATCGTAAAACCTTACTTAGATTAGCAGAAGTTTTAGAAAGAGAAAGAAGGGAATTGGTCTATCGAAAGGAAAAAAACACCACTGAAAGTTTTTTATTCCAATCTTTAAAAGAAATTCAATTACAGAAATTCGCATTAGACCAAGCTAACATAGTTTCGATCACTGATGCAAACGGAATCATCACTTATGTGAATGAAGCATTTTCGAAATGTTCTGGATACTTGGTTACAGAATTACTAGGTCAAAATCATAGAATCTTAAAGAGCCAAAACAAAACAAAAGACGAATGGGAAAAAATTTGGGAATCCATCCATAAAGGTCATGTTTGGCGAGGTGAGATACTCAATACTAAAAAAGATGGAAGCGGATTTTGGGTTGATACAACGATTGTACCTTTCATCGGAACGGATGGTTCCGTGTTTCAATACATTGCAATCCATCATGACATTACGGATCGAAAATTAGCAGAAGAACAACTGACTCATGATGCTTTTTACGATAATCTTACTGGATTACCCAATCGAGCTTTGTATCTCGCCAGGATTGAACAAAAAATTTTCACCTATAATATCAAAAAAGACGGATATCCAATCTTATTTTGTATCAATATAGATAATTTCAAACGCATCAACCATTCACTCGGAAATGAAGCTGGTGATAAAATTTTAATCATATTTTCTCAGAGACTAAAACAATTTTCGGATAAAGAAGCCGTTATCACTAGATTAGGAGCCGATAATTTTTCTATTTTACTCAACCATTTACTTTCGATTGAGGAAGCTTTTGATTATGCATATCGTTTACTTGAATACATTGGTGATCCAATTCCAATTGGTGGCTATGAAATTTATTTAACCGCTTCCTGCGGTATTTCAGCCTTTGGACTTGGTGGAAAAGAAGCTGATGTATTGCTGCGAAATGCTGAGATTGCAATGTTCCATGCTAAATCACAAAAAGTGGGTACCGTGGCTGTATTTAACCAAGCAATGCAGGAAAAGATTCACTTCCAACTTGAGATCCAAAATGATTTAAAAAAAGCGCTCACTCAAAATGAAATTTCTGTTTTTTACCAACCCATTTTAGACCTAAATACCAACAAAATTGGGCATTGGGAGGCACTCGTTAGGTGGCGTCATCCCCAAAGGGGGATGGTATCCCCTGCAGAATTTATCCCACTTGCAGAAGATTCTGGTTTGATAGTACCCATTACACGATTTGTTTTAGAACAAACTGCTAATGTGATTGAAGAAGTACAGACCAAAAAAGGACATCCAATTTCAATTGCAGTGAACTTGAGCCCGCAAGTTTTTTTTGATCAGAATATTTTTCATTGGATTGTTAACTTACACAAACAACGAAAGATTCCATACTCTTCGCTTCAAGTGGAAATCACTGAAAGTTTGGCTATGAAGAATTTATCGGAAACTGTACCCATTTTATCAAATCTAATTGATATTGGTGTGAAAGTGGCTCTAGATGATTTCGGAACTGGTTTTTCATCTTTATCTTATTTAGAAAAACTCCCTTTATCTATTTTAAAAATTGATAAATCGTTTTTAAATAATGTCCACGTTGGCTCCAAAGAAAGTTTTTTACTGATCTCCATCATCAACATGGCTCATGATTTGGGATATTCGGTTGTAGCAGAAGGTGTTGAAGAGTTAGAACAATTAGAGCTCTTGAAGTCATATAAATGTGACGAAATCCAGGGGTATTGGTTATCCAAACCGATCCCATTCCCTGAAATCATTCCATTCTTAGATTCATTTTATAAAAAGGAAAAGTAA
- a CDS encoding STAS domain-containing protein, which translates to MNFTTKQVKNHTVVTLEGSLDIYSAPALKKELHKIIDDGAESVAIDMINIKLLDSSGIALLANLQKKLKSEEGQFFLLNVSQDVMVILKLSSLDKFFTILGGEAELP; encoded by the coding sequence ATGAATTTCACAACAAAACAAGTTAAAAATCATACAGTTGTTACTCTAGAGGGTTCCCTCGACATTTATTCTGCACCCGCACTCAAAAAAGAGCTCCATAAGATCATTGATGATGGAGCAGAATCGGTAGCAATTGATATGATTAATATCAAATTATTAGATTCCTCTGGGATTGCTCTGCTTGCCAATTTACAAAAGAAACTCAAATCAGAAGAAGGGCAATTTTTCCTTCTCAATGTGAGCCAAGATGTAATGGTGATTTTAAAATTATCCAGTTTGGACAAATTTTTTACAATTTTAGGTGGAGAAGCGGAACTTCCGTAA